The following coding sequences lie in one Benincasa hispida cultivar B227 chromosome 6, ASM972705v1, whole genome shotgun sequence genomic window:
- the LOC120079739 gene encoding integrator complex subunit 9 isoform X1 yields the protein MEFTCLSKGGCFYFPPCHMLNVFGFRIQIDCPMDFSALPIFSPVPFDFDVLSNKEISSYPGHGSLNLENVSEEKTEKPLDVGSLIKAEPCYKIIKNLCLWNPSFTNIILISSPMGMLGLPFLTREKGFCAKIYATEATARLGKIMMDDLVAMHMEFKQFYGSEDDGISQWMRQEEPKLLHRALREVAFGQDGADLGVWMPMYSAADIKDCLQKVETLRYGEEACYNGALVIKAFSSGLEIGACNWTINCPKRDIAYISSSIFSSSNAMDFDYLALQEETIIYSDCSSLELTNDVENNTRVPLIDNLLALSNEEPLANLLCDPAETMDELEKLSFICSCAIQSVESGGSVLIPINRFGLTLQLLEQISASLDYSNLKVPIYLISSVAEELLAFVNVIPEWLCKQRQQKLFSGEPMFAFDELLKEKKLQVFPAVHSPKSLLNWQEPCIVFCPHWSLRLGPVVHLLQRWCGDPSSLLVLEKGLDIELALLPFRPMTMKVLQCSFQSGIKLEKVRPLLKVLQPKVAVLPENLSRLINTNTESFTVFSYSEGETLRVPNLKDSLELEITSDLATSFCWRKLHQGNINIARLKGELSLNCGKFKLFPENTQVDTEQRPLIHWGRPDLEKLLTLLSKMGIEDSLQPEISDAESSNVRVIRIHDPTRGVIEIQESRTIISVADKTLSARIFDALNSVLDGV from the exons ATGGAATTT ACTTGTTTAAGCAAAGGTGGATGTTTCTATTTCCCACCATGTCATATGCTCAATGTTTTTGGGTTTCGAATCCAAATTGACTGCCCTATGGACTTTTCAGCTCTCCCTATTTTCTCCCCCGTTCCTTTTGATTTTGATGttctttcaaataaagaaatatcaAGTTATCCAGGCCATGGTTCTCTCAATTTGGAAAATGTGTCTGAGGAGAAAACTGAAAAGCCACTTGATGTGGGTTCTTTGATAAAAGCAGAGCCTTGCTACAAAATCATTAAGAACTTGTGCCTCTGGAACCCATCTTTCactaatattattttgatttctaGTCCAATGGGCATGTTAGGACTACCCTTTTTGACTCGAGAGAAGGGGTTCTGTGCAAAG ATATATGCGACAGAAGCAACTGCAAGACTTGGAAAGATTATGATGGATGACCTTGTTgcaatgcatatggaattcaaaCAGTTTTATGGATCTGAAGATGATGGTATCTCGCAGTGGATGAGGCAGGAAGAGCCAAAGCTGCTTCATCGTGCGCTAAGAGAAGTGGCTTTTGGGCAGGACGGAGCAGACCTTGGGGTTTGGATGCCCATGTACAG TGCAGCTGACATTAAGGATTGCTTGCAGAAGGTTGAAACTCTTAGATATGGGGAAGAAGCATGCTATAATGGTGCGCTAGTTATAAAGGCATTCAGCTCTGGTCTTGAAATTGGCGCTTGTAACTGGACTATTAATTGCCCAAAGAGAGACATTGCATATATTTCAAGTTCCATCTTTTCTTCCTCTAATGCAATGGATTTTGATTACCTTGCTCTTCAAGAGGAGACAATTATTTATTCTGATTGCTCATCTCTGGAACTTACGAATGATGTAGAGAACAATACAAGAGTACCACTTATAGACAACTTATTGGCGCTCAG TAATGAGGAACCTTTGGCTAATTTATTGTGTGATCCTGCTGAGACCATGGATGAATTAGAAAAACTTTCATTTATCTGTTCTTGTGCTATCCAATCCGTTGAATCTGGTGGTTCAGTCCTTATTCCTATCAATCGATTTGGTTTAACCCTACAACTTCTAGAGCAGATATCAGCTTCACTAGATTATTCAAATCTGAAG GTTCCTATATATTTGATTTCTTCTGTAGCCGAGGAGTTGTTGGCATTTGTCAATGTTATACCAGAATGGTTATGCAAGCAAAGACAACAAAAG TTATTTTCTGGAGAGCCAATGTTTGCATTTGATGAGCTCCTTAAAGAGAAAAAGCTTCAAGTATTTCCTGCTGTTCATTCACCCAAATCATT ATTAAACTGGCAGGAACCATGTATTGTATTTTGTCCTCACTGGAGCTTACGACTTGGTCCGGTGGTCCACTTGCTTCAACGTTGGTGTGGGGATCCTAGCTCTTTACTTGTTCTAGAG AAGGGACTTGATATTGAGCTTGCTCTCTTACCGTTTAGGCCAATGACTATGAAGGTCCTTCAATGTTCATTCCAATCTGGTATAAA GTTGGAGAAGGTACGACCGTTGCTGAAGGTCTTGCAGCCAAAAGTTGCCGTG CTTCCTGAGAATTTGAGCCGGCTGATCAATACAAATACAGAATCATTCACGGTCTTTTCGTACTCTGAAGGCGAAACCTTACGTGTACCAAACTTGAAAGACAGTTTAGAATTAGAGATCACTTCAGACTTGGCTACGAGTTTCTGTTGGCGAAAGTTGCATCAAGgaaatataaacatcgcaagatTGAAAGGAGAGCTCTCATTAAATTGTGGGAAATTCAAGTTGTTCCCTGAAAATACGCAAGTAGACACGGAGCAGAGGCCACTAATACACTGGGGTCGGCCAGATTTGGAAAAGCTTCTGACTCTGTTATCGAAGATGGGCATTGAGGATTCTCTACAGCCAGAAATATCTGATGCTGAGTCGAGCAACGTTCGTGTAATACGCATACATGATCCTACTAGAGGTGTGATAGAAATCCAGGAGTCGAGGACTATAATTAGTGTTGCTGATAAGACATTATCTGCTCGAATTTTCGATGCTCTAAATAGTGTCTTGGATGGAGTTTAG
- the LOC120079739 gene encoding integrator complex subunit 9 homolog isoform X2, with translation MEFIYATEATARLGKIMMDDLVAMHMEFKQFYGSEDDGISQWMRQEEPKLLHRALREVAFGQDGADLGVWMPMYSAADIKDCLQKVETLRYGEEACYNGALVIKAFSSGLEIGACNWTINCPKRDIAYISSSIFSSSNAMDFDYLALQEETIIYSDCSSLELTNDVENNTRVPLIDNLLALSNEEPLANLLCDPAETMDELEKLSFICSCAIQSVESGGSVLIPINRFGLTLQLLEQISASLDYSNLKVPIYLISSVAEELLAFVNVIPEWLCKQRQQKLFSGEPMFAFDELLKEKKLQVFPAVHSPKSLLNWQEPCIVFCPHWSLRLGPVVHLLQRWCGDPSSLLVLEKGLDIELALLPFRPMTMKVLQCSFQSGIKLEKVRPLLKVLQPKVAVLPENLSRLINTNTESFTVFSYSEGETLRVPNLKDSLELEITSDLATSFCWRKLHQGNINIARLKGELSLNCGKFKLFPENTQVDTEQRPLIHWGRPDLEKLLTLLSKMGIEDSLQPEISDAESSNVRVIRIHDPTRGVIEIQESRTIISVADKTLSARIFDALNSVLDGV, from the exons ATGGAATTT ATATATGCGACAGAAGCAACTGCAAGACTTGGAAAGATTATGATGGATGACCTTGTTgcaatgcatatggaattcaaaCAGTTTTATGGATCTGAAGATGATGGTATCTCGCAGTGGATGAGGCAGGAAGAGCCAAAGCTGCTTCATCGTGCGCTAAGAGAAGTGGCTTTTGGGCAGGACGGAGCAGACCTTGGGGTTTGGATGCCCATGTACAG TGCAGCTGACATTAAGGATTGCTTGCAGAAGGTTGAAACTCTTAGATATGGGGAAGAAGCATGCTATAATGGTGCGCTAGTTATAAAGGCATTCAGCTCTGGTCTTGAAATTGGCGCTTGTAACTGGACTATTAATTGCCCAAAGAGAGACATTGCATATATTTCAAGTTCCATCTTTTCTTCCTCTAATGCAATGGATTTTGATTACCTTGCTCTTCAAGAGGAGACAATTATTTATTCTGATTGCTCATCTCTGGAACTTACGAATGATGTAGAGAACAATACAAGAGTACCACTTATAGACAACTTATTGGCGCTCAG TAATGAGGAACCTTTGGCTAATTTATTGTGTGATCCTGCTGAGACCATGGATGAATTAGAAAAACTTTCATTTATCTGTTCTTGTGCTATCCAATCCGTTGAATCTGGTGGTTCAGTCCTTATTCCTATCAATCGATTTGGTTTAACCCTACAACTTCTAGAGCAGATATCAGCTTCACTAGATTATTCAAATCTGAAG GTTCCTATATATTTGATTTCTTCTGTAGCCGAGGAGTTGTTGGCATTTGTCAATGTTATACCAGAATGGTTATGCAAGCAAAGACAACAAAAG TTATTTTCTGGAGAGCCAATGTTTGCATTTGATGAGCTCCTTAAAGAGAAAAAGCTTCAAGTATTTCCTGCTGTTCATTCACCCAAATCATT ATTAAACTGGCAGGAACCATGTATTGTATTTTGTCCTCACTGGAGCTTACGACTTGGTCCGGTGGTCCACTTGCTTCAACGTTGGTGTGGGGATCCTAGCTCTTTACTTGTTCTAGAG AAGGGACTTGATATTGAGCTTGCTCTCTTACCGTTTAGGCCAATGACTATGAAGGTCCTTCAATGTTCATTCCAATCTGGTATAAA GTTGGAGAAGGTACGACCGTTGCTGAAGGTCTTGCAGCCAAAAGTTGCCGTG CTTCCTGAGAATTTGAGCCGGCTGATCAATACAAATACAGAATCATTCACGGTCTTTTCGTACTCTGAAGGCGAAACCTTACGTGTACCAAACTTGAAAGACAGTTTAGAATTAGAGATCACTTCAGACTTGGCTACGAGTTTCTGTTGGCGAAAGTTGCATCAAGgaaatataaacatcgcaagatTGAAAGGAGAGCTCTCATTAAATTGTGGGAAATTCAAGTTGTTCCCTGAAAATACGCAAGTAGACACGGAGCAGAGGCCACTAATACACTGGGGTCGGCCAGATTTGGAAAAGCTTCTGACTCTGTTATCGAAGATGGGCATTGAGGATTCTCTACAGCCAGAAATATCTGATGCTGAGTCGAGCAACGTTCGTGTAATACGCATACATGATCCTACTAGAGGTGTGATAGAAATCCAGGAGTCGAGGACTATAATTAGTGTTGCTGATAAGACATTATCTGCTCGAATTTTCGATGCTCTAAATAGTGTCTTGGATGGAGTTTAG